Proteins encoded within one genomic window of Trichoderma asperellum chromosome 2, complete sequence:
- a CDS encoding uncharacterized protein (SECRETED:SignalP(1-18)~EggNog:ENOG41~CAZy:GH93), translating to MFFHKLLSTLLIPVGVLGNPVSIEQRSPGNVVQAGSPVVIDTNGVYIRTNPLNNGGLIAGYTAHENGQSILRLAGSNNGGSSWHFVGEVYRADSSAHDVDNAMPLQLPSGRIVYAYRNHDRTGNTYTYYRITLSYSDDGGASFLYLSTVEQQAATPGTPNGLWEPFLRVAADGSLQCYYSAENNGADQDGYMKRSTDGGLTWSNWIKISGGDRTSRDGMIGVANIDNSGNLIAVFENTESGPFSIDYVLSHDDGNSWGERARLYTARNGANAGAPQVINVGGTLVTSFMTNEDVAGTGGNGIDGAQMKVVTSTDGGHTWGPTTVTGNAGSHWPGLYTLDQTHFLALYTKDDIGAVSQDYQLVN from the exons ATGTTTTTCCATAAACTACTTTCAACTCTGCTCATTCCTGTCGGGGTTCTTGGGAACCCTGTCAGTATTGAGCAAAGGTCACCTGGAAACGTAGTTCAGGCTGGTTCGCCTGTTGTTATTGATACAAACGGAGTATATATTCGAACTAACCCTCTGAACAACGGAGGTTTGATCGCTGGTTATACTGCTCATGAAAACGGCCAGAGTATTCTTCGACTGGCTGGATCTAACAATGGCGGTTCTTCATGGCATTTTGTCGGCGAAGTTTACCGTGCTGATTCATCTGCTCATGATGTTGATAATGCTATGCCTTTGCAACTTCCTAGCGGGCGTATTGTATACGCCTACCGCAACCATGATCGCACAGGAAATACTTACACATATTACCGAATAACCCTATCATATTCCGATGACGGCGGTGCTAGCTTTCTTTATCTATCAACCGTGGAGCAGCAGGCAGCCACTCCAGGTACCCCTAACGGACTCTGGGAACCCTTTCTCCGTGTCGCTGCAGACGGGTCGCTGCAATGTTACTATTCCGCCGAGAATAATGGGGCAGATCAGGACGGTTATATGAAGCGTTCGACTGATGGAGGGTTAACTTGGTCGAACTGGATCAAGATTTCTGGAGGTGACCGCACGTCACGCGATGGAATGATTGGTGTCGCAAATATCGACAATTCTGGCAACTTGAT TGCCGTTTTTGAGAATACGGAGTCCGGGCCCTTTTCCATTGATTATGTTCTGTCCCATGATGACGGCAACTCTTGGGGAGAGCGGGCGCGCCTATATACCGCGCGAAACGGGGCCAATGCAGGAGCTCCTCAAGTTATTAATGTCGGTGGCACTCTTGTTACAAGCTTTATGACAAATGAGGACGTGGCCGGCACCGGTGGCAATGGCATTGACGGAGCGCAAATGAAAGTTGTTACTAGTACAGACGGAGGTCATACATGGGGCCCTACTACTGTCACGGGTAATGCCGGTTCTCACTGGCCTGGGCTCTATACTCTCGACCAGACCCATTTCCTTGCTCTCTATACTAAAGATGACATAGGTGCAGTCAGTCAAGATTACCAGCTTGTCAATTGA